gctacttcatgacctgtatgacttgtcaaaattacttcatgacctatgcgactagtcgaaattcaaaccggaagcacaaagagaaagcagaaaaacacaaaaaaaagcacAAAGaagcacaccaattatcgaattcatttttcattttcccgattcattcttatatattttttggatttttttatatctgaatgtcgataacaatgtcgtaaatttattaatttttttttttgaatttttttcatgtcgaaggttgataattaaaccgaaaacatgagttcttattaacacaaagagaaagcacaaagaaacacacttgccttgatccgtatgacagtcttaaatcaaatctttacCGTCTATAGATTTTTCATAATCCGTATGAATGCATTTCATCAAATCTTTACCGTCCAATTCCTTTATACAAAACGATCAATATTTTTTTCTCTCGGTTCCCTCAGTTTTTCAAATCTGTTTCTCCCATCTCTTCCTCCCTTACTCTTTCTGTCGTCTTCCGCCTCCTAACAGAAGAAAACCCTAACCCACAAATCTCTAACTACCGCCAAATCTCTTTTTCGCTCTCAATTTCTATGTAAAAAACGTATGGAAGTTGTAgatttcaaaccctaaattccaaaacaaaagtaaaaaatgttgagctgaaaaaaccaaaccctagatttcaaaatcaaaatcttcgaagaaaaaataaatctttGAGGGATGGGTTTTACGCGGATTTCAAATTACATCAGATCAGTAATGTTGGGTGGTGGATGAATTTGGATTTGAGTGCAAACACAGCAACATCTGGTCTTTATAAACCAGAAATCCACCCATATAATAAGTTTGTGCCTCAAACCCGTTCTTCTATTTTGTTCTTTTTCGCCGGATTCAATTCAACTCAGCGCTTTGAATAATTCTCAGATGATTTCTCAAGCTCCTCCCAGCAGCAACACTATCAGTGAACCCCAACTCTGTCCATCACCAGTCCTTcgaattcttctcaacaaaacctTGTAAATCTAGAAAACACAGACCCACTTCGTTGATGAAAGGGAAAGAAGAGATGTTACAATTGGTTTAACAATTTCAACTTCAACTAGTTCAATAAGGGTTCAATGCTTTTCTGGACAGTTATGAGCAGTTTTTTTCTGGAATCTCACAGAACAAGGTTGAAAAAGTCGCATAGAAAAGACTCAGAAAATTAGCAGGATGATCTCATTTTGCAGATGATGTATATATTCGAGAACTTTTAGGTGCCAAATCCAGCTCAGTCTGGAAATTTTTGTGTTAACTAACTGCGGTTCTTAGCCGAGCAGGTGATTTTGTTCCAGTGTGTTCGCTTTTGAATCTGTAATTACATGAAACCCAGTTTCATACTTGATTGGGGGAGGAATATTAGTCAATAACAGCTCTTGATTCAAGGAGTTTCAAAATCTGTATGGTATGTTGCTGTATTTAGTTTTACTGAGTCTGTTATTTTTCTATTTGGTGAGCTAAATTTTAGAACATCTAGAGGTTATTAAGATATAAGGTTCTCGGTGCTTGCTTTCAGTAAAATCCAAGTTTGAAACTCAGAACTTGTCTCTTGTTTGGAAGAATTTTTTGATCCCCAGTTTCACATTTCTCTTATctcttactttaaattatattatttttcttttttgaatgatGGGTTGATTGTTCTGGGGATTTGTTTTCCAGACTCCAATGATGCATCTGTACTGTTCAGCAAGAGTATTTGATGTGTATTTAAATATAGATCTTGCTTTTGAAGAATATATTGAACGCATGTTGAGAAACCAGACTGGCCTGAGACTTTTCCATCCATTTTGCGTTCTTAGTACGTTGTCTTACATTTACTGTGGCCACGCATCTTTTCAAGATGCTGCTGAAGTACAGACCCAAAGACAAGGATGTTAAGGGGGAAAGTCTACTGATCTCTTGTGATTTTTTATTGCCCACTTGCATAAATTATATCTTTGCAGTTTTTTCTACTGCTTATACTGACAACATCTTTTTAGCGGGTATGAATATACATATTTAGCTATAATgcaattttcttattttgttttacgTGACTTTGGCAGTGCTGATGTTGAGAAGCTGGAAAAGCTTGTGCTGCACAGTCCAGTTATTTTGACTCTTTTCGAAGTTGGAGATGTCAAGGATGAGATGATTCCAAAAAACGTTCAACAGTTCTGGGTGAGCCAGTAGTTTATTAGTATTTCTATTTTAAAAGAGTAAGGGTATGCCACACATGAAGATGAAATCTTAGAACTCATCTTGTGCATCTTTTGCTGGCAGATTTCATGCAGTACTCGTGATAAGCAACTCTACATGCTGTCACTCTTGAAGTTGGAACTATTGATATGGGTTTCTGAAGCTCTTTCTAGAACAGGTAAGGTGTAAATCTACTCCAAAAgcaatttttcttgttttgttgatACGCTTTCTTCACTTCTTCGGTTATAATTGACTCAATCACGTATTGTCACAGTTTGGAATCAAAACAGTTGTTTTAAATGTTGAACTGCCACAAAATTCGCGTCTACACAGTGTCTTTTTATGCTTGAAAGAGGGATTACATCCCTATTTATTGAACTACCTATTGACCGACAAAAGGTTATAAAACTAAATGTATCTGCAAAAGTGATTTGAAGGTTCTTTCTTTAGCTGTTTAAGGTTCAGCTTAGGTTAGGCATAAATTGGATAGGTATATGACACAAGTTATAAATCAGATTGGGGACCCAGAAACCAATGAACTTGATCACATGAGCGTCAATATAAGGAAAAATCCTCCAAGAGTAGGGAATTTTTGAAGTTCAGGCTTGGTGTTGTAGGTTAAAAAGGTAAAGATATTCGTTGTGGCTTTCTATAGTTGTCTAAAACATACATTACGCTTTGTGTGCACATCTCACTCTGAGAAAAAGGCCTCTGTATATAACGCATCCTATAGATAGTTGGTCTCTCTATAAATTTATACTTGATCTTTTTTCTATCTCATTTTAATGTAGGGATTTTTTTGTGTCATAGAGGGGGAAGTCCCTGTGTTGCCAGATACCGTCCCTCGCAAAAATAGGTTTTGGTCTTGCTTTTTCTCCACTACTAGGCGAAagcatttttccatatttatgcaTTTCTGATGGTTAAAAATTTCAAGCTTACAGAAGAGGTCAGTTCATGTTGTGTTCACTCCAACTGTTTATGTTGCTCTTTTGAATTCCTTTGACAACTTTGGTAGTATGCATGCAATCTCTCTTATTTATATCAAATCTATCTATTTAAGTGAAGTTCTCTTTCGGCTATGAAGGGTTATATATAATCATATCGATGTCATGCTTTAACAGGAAAATCAAGTTATGACACTAAGAAAAAAGGATTATTGTAGAATATATGTCATCCACTCAAACATTAGAAATCGGGAAAAGGGTAACTTCTTTATCCTTTTTGGTATGTGAAACACCCAAGAATATACGCTTAGTAGAACTACGATGGGGTTAAATTTGATCATGGTGTTGGATATTTATGTTTTTAAACATAAAACTGTAAAGGGaggtaaacttagaacatatATATTCTGACTTGTATATTCTGGTTTTGTCATTAGATTCAACTTCCGAGAGCCGTGTTAAGGTTACTTCCAGAACTTATTGCAACACCTCAAGGTTAATTTATTGAATCTCATCGTCAAAGCAGACCAAGCTATATCCTAGAGGTTTACTGAATCTATTTTTCATAGGTGAGGTATGTATATATTCGACTGTCTACCCATATACATGTAATTATGTTCAATCAGTTTGTCAAGATGGATACTTCATTTATGGTAGAGTTTGTCATTTCCATGTGGGGATGGTGTTTTTTTATCAGATGCGCATCTCGGAGCTATTAAGTAGTATGTGATGACGACATAACAAGGTAATGCACCAAACAGGATGAATAACTTTTGTTCTTAGTTTTGCTTAACAGCGGGAATGACATTCGAATCTATCAGTTTCAGTAGTTTATCATCATACTCTATCTGTAGTCTCAAACTCTCAATATTTTTTCCCTGCACTTCTTCAGGCCCAGCTATCCCAACCTTTCGCCTGTAAGGAACCATGTTCCTGGGGTATCAGTGTTAGCTTTGACTGGTACAAGTGCTGGCTTTGATAGCTACAACTGTTCCAAAGTAATGAGTTATAATTTGAGTTTCATGATGATGTCAAGAGAGTGGACTAAAGCTTAAGAACACTAAGAAGATAAGTATGATGACATACCCAAAGAccaagaagattaagaagattgCTAAAGCTTCGGATCTGGATTATGGGGAACTGAAGAATATGAGAAATAGTAAGAAAATGAAGAGTACAACAGTCTAGTTACAGATAAATATATAGTCGTGGTACTATGGATTTACTATGTGAATTATTAATTATTGAATCTCCATCTGAAATGGTGATTTTTCCGAGTTCTGCTTACTGCTAAACTTATCAAAGATATGTGATGTTTCCCTCATGTGATTAATAAAAGATAttttatatcaattttgatatattaatATTCTGACTACATATTCTCTAGATAAGGGTAGGTAAAAGTTAACCATTAGCTACATTAAAAGAGGGGCCAATAGGTCCCTGAAGATAAATTGAGcaataaaattgaaattttctCGAGTGACTAAAAGCTAATATTTACCACGTTGAATACGTTTTATGTCATTTTATAAAGGTTATCGCCATGGTTTGTGGTATcctatgtgtccaaaaggtgaacaatagctacattgaaaacactttatgtgtccaaaaggtgaacaatagctacattcaaaacacttgatgtgtctttcgaaaaaatttagcCACGATGCTACAAATATTTAGTGgccataacttattaattggccatgtaaaatgtttatcatgtgtccaaaaatatggatggccatggtaccatagattaaacgtgactacaaatcatgtattagccatgttaaattattttccgtgtgtccaaatgatagagatgtccatggttgagaaaaattagtgtgactgcaactcatgaattggccatgataaaatgaattttgcgtgtccaattgatgacaaaggccatgactataataaaattcacgtgactttaaggtaaactttagccacatataattaaattgtgtgtctataaggatcctatggccatggtgatagtgaaaatgcttaactacaaaaaaaaatattgagtaccatatagacacgattttagagttatggccatggtaaatcatattttatagccactcaaagtttatgtagccatagggatacctttttgtctcggcacctgatgccacatttttggagtgaaaaaaatccatgaccaaaatcctatggacacggtgattaagtgtggccaatgtaaagatttgtactagtgctttgaaatcatgtgtgatgcttcagattatgctattggtgttgtgctaggtcagcgagaaaacaaattacttcatgtgatttactatgttagcaatactctgaatgatgcccagttgaactataccactaccgagaaggaactcttagccattgtgttttccttagacaagtttagaccataTCTCTTatgttctaagatcgtcatatatactgatcatgctgctttgaaatatcttttgtctaagaaggatacgaaacctagattgattagttgtatacttttgttgcaagagttttctccagacattagagaaaaagggtgctgaaaatgtagtagcagaccacttgtctaggctagttgttgattcccatgaggaatcccttcctataagggatagctttcctaatgaacaactgttctttgttacccaatcaccttggtatgcgaatatagtgaattatcttgttactggtcgaatgccccaacattggggtaaacaatatcgttctaggtttttagccgaggttaagcacttctttagggatgatccttatttatttaagtattgtccagaccaatttaggagatgtatacctgagagtgaccgtccatattttccttttgtcatgatcatgcttgtggaggtcacttttgctaagaagactgctgctaagatattgcagtgtggattctattgtccttcgttgtttaaagactcccatagttaatgtgttacttgtgagcagtgccagaaattaggaaccatttcccgtaggaacatgatgcccttgaaccctattttagttgttgaggtatttgatgtgtgggaaattgaatttatgggtccgtttcctaattcttttggtaacctatacatccttgtcgccgtagactatgtctctaagtggattgaggttgcgtgtaaaaccaattaccatagggttgtgattgagttcttgaaaaataatatacttacacgttttggtacaccgcgagctataattagtgatggagggtcgcacttttgtaatggaccttttaggtttctgatgaagaaatatggtattacacataaggtagataccccgtatcatccgcagaatagtggtcaggtagaggtttccaataggtaaataaaacgtatattagagaaaacagttaatcctaatcggaaagactggtcgtctaggcttattgatgccttatgggcttaccgtactgcgtttaagacccccattagaatgtcaccttatcgtcttgtgtatggcaagacatgtcatttacctgttgagttagaacatagagcttattgggctgttaagaaaataaatttttcacttgacaaggcaggagcccataggaaacttcaactcaatgagttggacgagattcgtatagatgtttatgatagtgcgaaggagtataagaacaaaatgaaacttgtgcatgatagaaatattttacggaagtcattttctccaggtcaaaaagttcttctgtgatacccgtttacatcttttcccgaaccctgattttgggcataccaaaatttttcaaggcatacaaaacaatagtcccatcttgggtgaccttataaggggtaccctatgggtagttcaattacctatatacccttaatataaaaatttaaaatcagttttctaatcaaaatcagtttcccttaacatctcttcttcttcttcctcctctagccgaactcttccccctcctgcgaaaaaaaaattcgttatcgtgattaattgtcgattcgtaaaaatttgatcgtcaattaaactcaaccacataatgactcgtacaaagaaaactagggactaggcaaaccaaatcgtcttctaatccatcaattgaagaagaaagaaccaattgaagatgaaggtgtagaaactgaaaatcaaccaccaattgaaccagaaactgaaccaactgcatctccaactccggaaataaggataagaaagtaagttttacaaacccaatctcctacatcgattaaatgacggttacagtgttgggttcggctcaaaattgagttgcatttttagccgaattgttcatcacaaaagcttcctgtaagtgtatatgaacaattcggcttaaaatttcatgaaatttcaagccgaacctagtcacagatagagatgcataggggttcggcataTTCGATAATCagaatatgtgccgaacctagtaGATTtatgaggttcggctattacgatattctcaatatgtgccgaaccaataacaacattttaacccaaaaaataacaaattgatgttcggctcatacgattttcgaaatataagccgaaccagtaattattatttttctgggctattcaggatgttgttcggctcatagatgtgagccgaatcgttcatcaattggtagattcggctcatagatgtgagccgaacctcaacatgtttcgccgaaccatgatcaaaaaaatcatctaagcaaccttttataattctgaaaattatcttaatcactaaacaaaagatttaatcactaatcaatattactaacactaatcgtaagggcagattttccattaaaaaaaattgggctAAGGGGTagtctgattttgctatttcacaacatttttttgtcttcatgtggtatgccttgaaagattttggtatgcccaaaatcagggttccttTTCCcttggaagttacgttctcggtggacgggtccttttattgttcgcactgtctttcctcatggagatattgaaattgagaaatgagacaccggatggtagtagttcttcgaagtttAACGGTCATaggttgaaaccctttttagagccctttcctacaagtgatgttggaggaggtccctctagaggaccctgtttacccttgattgaccatcgatcGAGGAAGTGGTATGTTGTAtactagtttttgattttcttcacccaggtactatctttccaacttctcctcgtgttattttacttttggtattgctctttcattagaaacattgaggaaatgttagatttaagtttgggggtggggaagaacgttttagttgcacttttgaaacttctagcgtcacatggtatccggttagctaagtttacatactgtttatcaccgaaaagatagaaattggaatgctagggataacaaccttttgagacattagagagaaagacattgagatccttgaaattcaggagataacttgttccttttatagggtaaccgtgatggacctaaccatacatgatggaaaggcaactaggtcaggaaatgccaaaaaaacaaagcaacctcacaatgtagtcttagttactggaaaAGATCTTCTAGGTATTATGCTTCATGATAATAGTAAAAATAAGAAACTAAGTGTTGAGGAGTTAGTTGATGAATGCAAGACTTTGTTTTTTAGTGGCCATGAGACAACAGCTTTGGCACTCACATGGACTTTATTCCTACTAGCTTTGCACCCAGAATGGCAAAATCATCTTAGAGAAGAAATCAAACAAGTCATTGGAGAAGGGGAATTGCTTCTAAATGATCTCACAAATATCAGAAAACTTAAGAAGGTATACTGATCTTCGTACTTCTATTTATTTCCCTGAAAATAGACTTTCATCCCATAATTTGGCCGTAGACGCTAACAAATTAATTATTAACTGTCTTGAATATGCATATGTACAGATGGGATGGGTGATGAATGAAGTCTTGCGGTTATATTCAGCAGCACCAAATGTCCAGAGACAAGCAAGAGAAGACATTCAAGTTGGTGAACTCATAATTCCGAGCGGAACAAACATATGGGTCGATTTGGTAGGCATGAATCACGACTCGGATTTGTGGGGGAATGATGTGAATGAATTCAAACCAGAGAGGTTTAAAGATGATACTCTACATGGAGGATGCAAACACAAAATGGGGTATCTGCCATTTGGTTTTGGTGGAAGAATGTGTATTGGAAGGAACTTAACAATTATGGAGTACAAAATTGTTTTAATTCTATTACTCACTAGGTTTACATTTACTCTTTCCCCGAGTTACATCCATTCTCCTGCTATCATGCTTTCTCTTAGACCAACAAACGGTTTACCTCTCATAGTTCAACACGTTTAATCTAGTGTTTATCATGTATCATATCTTGAATTGGGTGTAAAAAGCTTTGCCATTGGGTAGATGTGGCTGGAAGTCTATTATCATtggtatgttctttttttttttctttctgaaattGTTCGAAATTAATGTACTACCAACGACCGGTATATATGTAGTTTCTCTTTGAATATATTACGACTGCTGGGCTAGACGGCCAGTTACCGGCAATGACCAAAGTTCAAACTGGTCAGCACCATAAATTTATCCACcaagaaaacttaaaaataaactaCTTATAAATAACAtaattttcaattatttttagtTCTTTCCTGTTAGCTTCATCATTCATGGCTACTTCTTTGGACGACAACAACAATATTCTACAGCGATAAAACATACACCACGAGGATAACCTAGTGATTTGCAGCGACTATCACATTTCTTGAGTACTTTCACATCTTTTATCTTGGTAGACGCATCTTCTTTCTTTGTCTGCTGTTACTGctagtgttgctgctgctgcatcatctgcatagtgttaaaaaaaaaaaaaaatcatccataGATTATCTAATGGATCGCTATTGATCATATTTTATCGATCTACATTACTTAAGATTgtcaaaagagaaaaacaaatatTGAATTTTTATAATTAAGAACTTTTGAAACTAAATATATACATACTAACCATTAATCCTCCCTGCTGCTTCAGCTAAGAAACCACCGAGAAGCAATAAAGATAGAATCAGAGCCACCACGACTAGTTTCATTGAGGAACTTCCCATTTTTATCTTTTGTCGTTTGATTGACCGAGGAAGAACGCATTTATAATGGGTTTTCGGTAATCAAAATTTAATGCGTGATCTATGGCATTTGTTACCATATGATTCTCAAGATATTATTACTCTAAAATAAGATCAATTTGCCATAATGCAGTTGTTACCATATGATTCTCAAGATATATATACTCTAAAATAAGATCAATTTGCATAATGCAGTTGTTTCGATTTTCATGATCAATAATTCTAGTCTATTTAACATGATTTGTATTCCCTccattactttttaataggctggttttgtttttagagaaaattaaggaaattaagagaactaatcaatcaaagtggtcctcatgacacttgtcaataaggAAAGTggagtgaaatggtccccatgacacttgtcaacaaaagaagtatagtgaaatggtccacataacacttgtcatcagaagaagttaagagaaaagtggtcccagaaaactaaagtTAAATGTTACTTCTCAAATTCTCAATCCATTCAATTTCACTCTTGCCCTTTGCTTTTTCTTTCGCCATTCTCACCGCTCAGTTTTGTATCACAAATTTGGGGGTAAAGAAACCAGAATTTATGCCAGGGGCGGAGGCAGCCCATTACAAAGGGTTGCAACTGCACCCCTTGATTTTCAAAATTTTAACCAAGTCCTCCATTTCTAAAgctaaagaatatatatataaacatttgCACCCCTAAAAGTCCAATATATGCACCCCATCCCAAACTAAAGCCCAAAAGCAAATACGTTAACCAAACTCTTTTTCTCCCATAAACACAAATCACAGGAGACTGCACATGAGACTTGCAAGTGTGTTGATACCTagttttttcagatttttttttcttgcaccCTCTCGTAAAATCCTAGCTCCGCCCTGATTTATGCCCTTCTCTTTCCTTTATATATGTAAGCGCCCTGAACCAAACATTGGGCGGGCCGTCCATGGGCTTTAATATTAGGGAGGACCCATGGTGGGAGACCCTTGAATGTACAAAAATAGTTAAACAAGTTTATGCAACTTTATACTCT
This portion of the Papaver somniferum cultivar HN1 chromosome 11, ASM357369v1, whole genome shotgun sequence genome encodes:
- the LOC113325273 gene encoding cytokinin hydroxylase-like; the encoded protein is MVCVLVTGKDLLGIMLHDNSKNKKLSVEELVDECKTLFFSGHETTALALTWTLFLLALHPEWQNHLREEIKQVIGEGELLLNDLTNIRKLKKMGWVMNEVLRLYSAAPNVQRQAREDIQVGELIIPSGTNIWVDLVGMNHDSDLWGNDVNEFKPERFKDDTLHGGCKHKMGYLPFGFGGRMCIGRNLTIMEYKIVLILLLTRFTFTLSPSYIHSPAIMLSLRPTNGLPLIVQHV